The Psychrobacter sp. LV10R520-6 genome includes a region encoding these proteins:
- the lpdA gene encoding dihydrolipoyl dehydrogenase: MKDNYDLVVIGGGPGGYEAAIRAGQLGMSVACIEKRIYKGEPALGGTCLNVGCIPSKALLDSSHRFEATKHDLDEHGISTGDVAIDVEKMITRKEGIVKQLTGGIAALLKGNGVDWLQGWGTLVDGTGTDKKVKFTALADEAESTITAKNVILAAGSVPIDIPVAKTDDDRIVDSTGALDFTEVPKRLGVIGAGVIGLELGSVWRRLGSEVVVYEALPKLLAAVDKDMAKEAGKIFKKQGLDIRVDTKVINAEVQGDEVVVTSENKGESLDERFDKLIVCVGRRAYSEKLLGEDSGIKLTERGLIDVNDQCQTNLDGVYAIGDLIRGPMLAHKAMEEGMMAVERIHGEKTQVNYDTIINVIYTHPEIAWVGLNEQEATEAGYEVKIGSFNLAANGRALAQSETQGSVKVVADAKTDRLLGMHVISAGAGDIVHQGMIAMEFVSSIEDLQLMTFAHPTISEAVHEAALSADGRAIHAIQRKKRK; the protein is encoded by the coding sequence ATGAAAGACAATTATGATTTAGTCGTCATTGGTGGCGGCCCTGGTGGTTATGAAGCCGCTATCCGTGCAGGACAGCTTGGTATGAGCGTTGCTTGTATCGAAAAACGTATTTATAAAGGCGAGCCAGCTCTTGGTGGAACCTGCTTAAACGTGGGTTGTATCCCATCAAAAGCCTTACTTGATAGCTCTCATCGTTTCGAAGCCACTAAGCATGATCTTGACGAACATGGTATCAGCACCGGTGATGTTGCTATCGATGTTGAAAAAATGATTACCCGTAAAGAAGGCATCGTCAAGCAATTGACTGGCGGTATTGCTGCTTTATTAAAAGGCAATGGCGTTGATTGGCTACAAGGCTGGGGCACGTTAGTTGACGGCACTGGCACTGATAAAAAAGTTAAATTTACGGCCCTTGCTGACGAAGCAGAAAGCACCATTACTGCCAAAAATGTTATCCTAGCGGCAGGTTCAGTCCCTATTGATATTCCAGTTGCCAAAACTGATGATGATCGTATCGTGGATTCAACCGGCGCGCTTGATTTCACTGAAGTACCTAAGCGTTTGGGCGTGATTGGTGCTGGCGTTATTGGTCTTGAGCTTGGTTCTGTATGGCGTCGCCTAGGTAGCGAGGTGGTTGTTTATGAAGCGTTACCTAAACTCTTAGCTGCTGTTGATAAAGATATGGCCAAAGAAGCCGGTAAAATATTCAAAAAACAAGGCCTCGATATCCGCGTTGATACCAAAGTCATCAATGCCGAAGTGCAAGGTGATGAAGTAGTCGTTACTAGTGAGAATAAAGGCGAATCTCTCGATGAACGCTTTGATAAACTTATCGTTTGTGTTGGTCGCCGTGCTTATTCTGAAAAATTGCTTGGTGAAGATAGCGGTATCAAGCTGACTGAACGCGGTCTCATCGATGTTAATGATCAATGCCAAACCAATCTCGATGGCGTTTATGCTATCGGTGATTTGATTCGTGGCCCTATGCTTGCGCATAAAGCCATGGAAGAGGGCATGATGGCCGTTGAGCGTATTCATGGCGAAAAAACTCAGGTTAACTACGATACTATCATCAATGTTATCTATACCCATCCTGAGATTGCTTGGGTTGGTCTTAATGAGCAAGAAGCAACTGAAGCGGGTTATGAAGTCAAAATCGGTTCATTTAACCTAGCAGCCAATGGCCGTGCGCTTGCTCAAAGTGAAACTCAAGGTTCTGTCAAAGTTGTGGCCGATGCCAAGACAGATCGCTTGCTAGGTATGCATGTTATCTCTGCTGGTGCGGGTGATATTGTCCATCAAGGTATGATTGCGATGGAGTTTGTCTCTAGTATCGAAGACTTGCAGCTGATGACCTTTGCTCACCCAACCATATCAGAAGCAGTCCATGAAGCTGCGTTGTCAGCAGATGGGCGCGCTATTCACGCCATTCAGCGTAAAAAGCGCAAGTAA
- the sucC gene encoding ADP-forming succinate--CoA ligase subunit beta, which yields MNLHEYQAKELLKSYGLPIQEGIIAYSGDEAAAAFDKTPTDIAVIKAQVHAGGRGKAGGVKLVKTREEAKQVTDDLIGTNLVTFQTDADGQPVNFVLVAEDMYPVQTELYLGAVVDRATRRVTFMASTEGGVDIEEVANETPEKIFKVNVDPLVGLMPYQARDVAFKLGMEGKQINQFVKIMTGAYQAFVENDFALLEINPLAIRENGEIVCVDGKIGIDSNALYRLPKIAALQDKSQENERELEAAEFDLNYVALEGNIGCMVNGAGLAMATMDIIKLYGGKPANFLDVGGGATKDRVVEAFKIILEDSSVEGVLINIFGGIVRCDMIAEAIIAAIKEVNVKVPVVVRLEGNNAEKGIQILQDSGLNLISAQGLSDAAHKIVDAVKA from the coding sequence ATGAATTTACATGAGTATCAAGCAAAAGAGCTATTAAAAAGCTACGGATTGCCCATTCAAGAAGGCATTATTGCTTATAGTGGCGACGAAGCGGCAGCAGCTTTTGATAAAACCCCAACTGACATTGCGGTTATCAAAGCGCAAGTGCATGCGGGTGGCCGTGGTAAAGCCGGCGGTGTTAAATTGGTTAAAACTCGCGAAGAAGCCAAGCAAGTAACCGATGATTTGATCGGTACTAACTTAGTTACTTTCCAAACTGACGCTGATGGCCAACCGGTCAACTTCGTATTGGTTGCAGAAGATATGTACCCCGTACAAACTGAGCTATATCTTGGCGCCGTTGTCGATCGTGCTACCCGTCGAGTAACCTTCATGGCGTCAACTGAAGGCGGCGTTGATATTGAAGAAGTGGCCAATGAGACCCCAGAAAAAATCTTCAAAGTTAATGTTGACCCATTAGTAGGCCTCATGCCTTATCAAGCGCGCGATGTTGCGTTCAAATTGGGTATGGAAGGCAAACAAATCAATCAGTTCGTTAAAATCATGACTGGTGCTTATCAAGCATTCGTTGAAAATGATTTTGCCTTGTTAGAAATCAACCCATTAGCCATTCGTGAAAATGGCGAAATTGTTTGTGTTGACGGCAAAATTGGTATCGATTCAAACGCACTATATCGTTTGCCTAAAATCGCAGCATTACAAGACAAGTCACAAGAAAATGAGCGCGAGCTAGAAGCTGCCGAGTTTGACCTAAACTATGTTGCCCTAGAAGGTAATATCGGTTGTATGGTTAACGGTGCCGGTCTTGCAATGGCAACGATGGACATCATCAAATTGTATGGCGGCAAGCCTGCTAACTTCTTGGACGTTGGCGGCGGGGCAACTAAAGATCGCGTTGTTGAAGCATTCAAGATTATCCTTGAAGACAGCAGCGTTGAAGGTGTTTTAATCAACATCTTCGGTGGTATCGTACGTTGTGACATGATTGCAGAAGCTATTATCGCTGCTATCAAAGAAGTTAACGTAAAAGTACCCGTTGTTGTGCGCCTAGAAGGTAACAACGCTGAAAAAGGCATTCAGATTCTACAAGATTCTGGTCTGAATCTTATTTCAGCTCAAGGCCTATCAGACGCTGCTCACAAAATTGTCGATGCTGTTAAAGCCTAA
- the sucD gene encoding succinate--CoA ligase subunit alpha — MSVLIDKNTKVLVQGFTGKNGTFHSEQAIEYGTKVVGGVTPGKGGQTHLGLPVFNTMSEAMEATQADASVIYVPAPFVLDSIVEAIDAGVKLIVVITEGVPTIDMLKAKRYLEEAGDVRLVGPNCPGVITPGECKIGIMPGHIHLPGKVGIISRSGTLTYEAVAQTTKLGFGQSTCIGIGGDPIPGMNQIDALKLFQDDPQTEAIILIGEIGGTAEEEAAAYIKDHVTKPVVGYIAGVTAPEGKRMGHAGAIISGGQGTAEEKFKAFEDAGIAYTRDPSKLGDKLKEVTGW; from the coding sequence ATGAGTGTATTAATTGATAAAAACACCAAAGTATTGGTCCAGGGTTTTACTGGTAAAAATGGTACGTTCCACTCTGAACAAGCCATCGAATACGGTACTAAAGTGGTTGGCGGCGTCACCCCCGGTAAAGGCGGTCAAACGCATTTAGGTCTACCTGTATTCAACACTATGTCTGAAGCTATGGAAGCGACTCAAGCTGACGCTTCTGTTATCTACGTACCAGCTCCATTTGTACTAGATTCTATCGTTGAAGCAATCGATGCGGGTGTGAAGCTGATCGTCGTGATCACTGAAGGCGTACCGACTATTGATATGCTAAAAGCCAAACGCTATCTTGAAGAAGCGGGCGATGTGCGTCTTGTTGGTCCTAACTGCCCAGGCGTTATCACTCCAGGCGAATGCAAAATTGGTATCATGCCAGGCCACATCCATCTACCAGGTAAAGTGGGCATCATCTCACGCTCTGGTACTTTGACTTATGAAGCCGTAGCTCAAACTACTAAGCTTGGCTTTGGTCAATCAACCTGTATCGGTATCGGCGGTGATCCTATCCCTGGTATGAACCAGATTGATGCGTTGAAATTGTTCCAAGACGATCCACAAACTGAAGCTATCATCCTGATCGGTGAGATTGGTGGTACTGCTGAAGAAGAAGCAGCTGCTTACATCAAAGATCATGTCACTAAGCCAGTAGTTGGTTATATCGCTGGTGTTACTGCTCCTGAAGGCAAGCGTATGGGTCATGCCGGCGCCATTATCTCAGGCGGTCAAGGGACAGCTGAAGAGAAATTCAAAGCCTTTGAAGATGCAGGAATCGCATATACGCGTGACCCTTCTAAACTTGGTGACAAGCTTAAAGAAGTTACTGGTTGGTAA
- the galE gene encoding UDP-glucose 4-epimerase GalE: protein MKNKILVTGGAGYIGTHTCIALHQAGYDIVIYDNLSNSSRESVNRVSNIIDAPIDFIEGDIRDAKLLREVFEAHQFFGVIHFAGLKAVGESVAKPLVYYNNNVSGTINLLEVMAEYKVKNLVFSSSATVYGDPEVLPIDENSPRSCTNPYGQSKLTVEHILEDLAVSDNDWNLITLRYFNPVGAHPSGQIGEDPNDIPNNLMPYVSQVAVGKLAKLNIFGNDYPTVDGTGVRDFIHVTDLAAGHVAALDYLQQQTSSIGFLPINLGTGKGSSVLELVTAFTKVSGQDIPYQFAARRAGDIASCYASADKAQSLLGWQAKLSIADMCEDTWRWQSINPNGYKV, encoded by the coding sequence ATGAAAAATAAAATATTAGTAACAGGCGGTGCAGGGTATATCGGTACGCATACTTGTATCGCTTTGCATCAAGCAGGTTACGATATCGTCATCTATGACAATTTATCTAATAGTAGTCGTGAATCTGTTAACCGGGTTTCTAATATTATCGATGCCCCTATTGACTTTATTGAAGGGGATATTCGTGATGCTAAGCTACTTCGAGAAGTGTTTGAGGCTCATCAGTTCTTTGGGGTGATTCATTTTGCCGGACTCAAAGCCGTTGGTGAATCTGTTGCTAAGCCTTTAGTATATTATAATAATAACGTCAGCGGCACTATTAATTTACTTGAAGTCATGGCGGAATATAAGGTTAAAAACCTTGTTTTCTCTTCATCTGCTACTGTATATGGCGATCCTGAAGTTCTGCCTATCGATGAGAATTCTCCGCGCTCTTGTACCAATCCTTATGGCCAAAGTAAGCTGACGGTTGAGCATATTTTAGAAGACTTAGCAGTGTCGGATAATGACTGGAATCTAATTACGCTTAGATACTTTAATCCAGTTGGCGCGCATCCATCAGGACAAATCGGCGAAGACCCGAATGATATTCCCAATAACTTGATGCCTTATGTTTCACAAGTGGCCGTGGGGAAGCTTGCCAAACTTAATATTTTTGGTAATGACTATCCTACTGTCGATGGCACAGGAGTACGCGACTTTATTCACGTTACGGATTTGGCAGCAGGTCATGTCGCAGCGCTTGATTATCTACAGCAGCAAACATCTAGTATAGGTTTTTTACCTATTAATTTAGGCACTGGCAAAGGCAGCTCAGTATTAGAGTTAGTTACTGCTTTTACCAAAGTATCTGGACAAGATATTCCCTATCAGTTTGCTGCGCGCCGTGCGGGTGATATCGCCAGTTGTTATGCCAGTGCTGATAAGGCGCAATCATTATTAGGCTGGCAAGCAAAGCTGTCTATTGCTGATATGTGTGAAGATACTTGGCGTTGGCAAAGTATAAATCCGAATGGGTACAAAGTATAG
- a CDS encoding UTP--glucose-1-phosphate uridylyltransferase — protein sequence MKKITHAVIPVAGFGTRMLPLSKSVPKELLPLGNRPAIHYVVGEAIAAGIKHIVLVGHAQKSAIENYFDINAELDNQLRNKGKDALADSLNWLPEDVTVSMIRQGKALGLGHAVLAARPIIGDHDFAVLLPDVVLDPFANDMHKDNLAFMLMAFANNDHSQILVDKVADSEVHKYGIAKLSDHSNNVSDINKTGVNANFKVAGFVEKPSLVDAPSRLAVVGRYVFSNKIFDYLANTTASVGGEIQLTDAIDALISQHGVDVTTMVGDSYDAGDMRSYMQAFIYFAQQQLATDE from the coding sequence ATGAAAAAAATCACTCATGCTGTTATTCCTGTCGCAGGCTTTGGCACGCGCATGTTGCCGTTATCGAAGTCAGTGCCGAAAGAGTTATTACCACTAGGCAATCGTCCCGCTATTCATTATGTGGTCGGAGAGGCCATCGCTGCCGGTATTAAGCACATCGTACTAGTCGGTCATGCGCAAAAAAGCGCGATTGAAAACTACTTCGATATCAATGCTGAGCTTGATAATCAGCTGCGTAATAAGGGTAAAGACGCGCTGGCTGATAGCTTAAACTGGCTACCAGAGGACGTGACCGTCTCTATGATACGTCAAGGCAAAGCGCTGGGTCTTGGACATGCGGTACTAGCAGCGCGACCCATTATCGGTGATCATGATTTTGCGGTATTACTTCCTGACGTGGTACTTGATCCGTTTGCTAATGATATGCACAAAGACAATTTAGCTTTCATGTTGATGGCCTTCGCTAATAACGACCATTCGCAGATATTGGTGGATAAAGTGGCTGATAGCGAAGTGCATAAATACGGTATTGCTAAGCTTAGTGACCATTCTAATAATGTGAGTGATATTAATAAAACTGGGGTTAATGCTAACTTCAAAGTAGCCGGTTTTGTAGAAAAGCCCAGTTTAGTAGACGCGCCTTCTCGATTGGCGGTAGTAGGTCGCTATGTATTCAGCAATAAAATATTTGATTATTTAGCGAATACTACGGCCTCTGTTGGTGGTGAAATTCAACTGACCGATGCTATTGATGCGCTAATTAGTCAGCATGGGGTTGATGTGACGACTATGGTTGGCGACAGTTATGATGCCGGTGACATGCGCTCTTATATGCAGGCGTTTATATATTTTGCCCAGCAGCAATTAGCTACCGATGAATAA
- the pgi gene encoding glucose-6-phosphate isomerase — MNKVPQGKAQSSARDSEYWLQLKQLAEQKWSLSTLFVQDKTRTQRFSAQAGAIYMDYSKQCIDETVLTSLLNLADSGDLSMRIEALLQGAMVNTSEERAALHTALRLPAAATLQVGTQDVVADVHHSLAQVERLSQRIRSGSWRGFSGKAITDVVNIGVGGSDLGPLMATTALDEWADTAIVVHFVSNMDGSQLDNLLKRLNAETTLFIISSKSFGTVDTLSNAKTALSWLLTTATLRAGTQDSVLRRHFIGISANSKKMSEWGIHPEHQLQLWDWVGGRFSLWSAIGLAIAIRIGMAQFRELLAGAHSMDVHFANADFADNLPVLLGLLAVWNSTFLHIHAHTVLPYDGRLGYLPSYLTQLEMESNGKSVTHDGERVDYDTCPILWGEVGSNAQHAFYQLLHQGTQHVSCDFIACVRHYSDEAQNASLQQQHELSLANCLAQSRVLAFGNAAIADTAADIVNTAAACDADKYKNYRGNQPSTTLLIDELTPHSLGALIALYEHKVYVMASVWDINPFDQWGVEMGKQMAETVYHALQQDGVNPFDTSTNQLLTHIRRLS; from the coding sequence ATGAATAAAGTACCGCAGGGTAAAGCGCAAAGCAGCGCACGAGATTCTGAGTATTGGCTGCAACTAAAGCAGTTGGCTGAGCAAAAGTGGTCGTTGTCGACTTTGTTTGTGCAAGATAAAACGCGTACCCAGCGTTTTAGTGCCCAAGCCGGTGCGATTTATATGGACTATAGCAAGCAGTGTATTGATGAGACTGTGCTGACCAGTCTATTGAATTTGGCGGATAGTGGCGATTTATCCATGCGTATTGAGGCGTTATTGCAAGGCGCAATGGTCAATACTAGTGAAGAGCGCGCGGCCTTGCATACGGCACTACGTTTGCCGGCAGCTGCAACATTACAAGTCGGCACACAAGATGTAGTTGCCGATGTACATCATAGCCTGGCGCAAGTAGAGCGGTTATCACAGCGCATTCGTAGTGGCAGTTGGCGTGGGTTTTCGGGTAAAGCGATTACTGATGTAGTCAATATTGGCGTTGGCGGTTCTGATTTAGGGCCACTCATGGCGACTACCGCGCTTGATGAATGGGCAGATACAGCTATCGTGGTACATTTTGTCTCTAATATGGATGGCAGCCAGCTTGATAATTTACTTAAGCGTTTAAATGCTGAGACCACGCTGTTTATTATCTCATCTAAATCTTTTGGAACCGTCGATACCCTCTCTAATGCCAAGACCGCGCTGTCCTGGTTGCTTACTACTGCTACCTTGCGCGCGGGTACTCAAGACAGTGTATTACGTCGCCACTTTATCGGTATCTCAGCAAATAGCAAAAAAATGAGCGAATGGGGTATTCATCCCGAGCATCAGTTGCAGCTTTGGGATTGGGTTGGGGGACGTTTTTCCTTATGGTCAGCGATTGGGCTGGCTATTGCCATTCGGATTGGTATGGCGCAGTTTCGTGAGCTGCTGGCAGGCGCACACAGCATGGATGTGCATTTTGCCAATGCCGATTTTGCAGATAATTTACCGGTACTGCTAGGGTTGCTGGCGGTTTGGAACAGTACCTTTTTACATATTCACGCCCATACGGTGTTGCCTTATGATGGGCGCTTGGGCTATTTACCCAGCTATTTGACTCAACTAGAGATGGAAAGTAATGGCAAGTCTGTTACTCATGATGGCGAGCGTGTTGACTATGACACGTGCCCGATTTTATGGGGTGAAGTTGGCTCTAACGCCCAGCATGCCTTTTATCAGCTGCTGCACCAAGGCACTCAACACGTGTCTTGCGACTTTATCGCTTGCGTGCGCCATTATAGTGATGAGGCACAGAATGCCTCGCTACAACAGCAACATGAGCTGTCACTGGCGAATTGTTTGGCACAAAGTCGGGTGCTGGCTTTTGGTAATGCGGCTATTGCTGATACGGCTGCTGATATTGTTAATACAGCGGCCGCTTGTGATGCGGATAAATATAAGAACTATCGCGGCAATCAACCGTCAACCACGCTACTTATCGATGAGCTGACCCCGCATAGTTTGGGGGCGCTGATTGCACTGTATGAACACAAAGTTTACGTGATGGCCAGTGTTTGGGATATCAATCCGTTTGACCAATGGGGGGTTGAGATGGGTAAGCAGATGGCTGAGACGGTTTATCATGCCTTACAACAGGACGGCGTTAACCCCTTCGATACGTCCACCAATCAGTTGCTTACACACATCAGACGCTTGTCTTAG
- a CDS encoding UDP-glucose/GDP-mannose dehydrogenase family protein, protein MSSQPITLDENPKVCVIIGHDIEAITSAVVLASLGQNVHLYADITLLEQQLQQYGFEHHLQALWQLYVEQQKIISRPLLDSADKLIDTYDPLQTSESLQLAGSPQVALYWLFLDSIKSIWVENEWITAFNHSYQQTCPIIISGIEQLGHISALAQRLQRAWVYYVPFVFLQDGEAYSSMLKPSLWLLGEKTADSSQHLSALQPLIQHARAYHHADIATIEFARSSIMAMLATRVSFINEMSRLADSHQVDIQKISQIMGLDQRVGSSYLQAGWGFGGNTLPAELEKLEQSGQENRVDMPLLQAVMHINKDQKELIFRKFWQYFDGFIDNKTVMIWGGSYKAGSGRTEGSAIHPLLELLWSYNIRTLVYSNKAKAELAHRYDEQPLLQLIDSPYQQLGDAQAIFIMSWSPQNKLDITQINNYAMPIFDAQAALSRDQLDLLIGDYVGIGRTK, encoded by the coding sequence ATGTCTTCTCAGCCCATTACGCTCGATGAAAACCCAAAAGTATGCGTCATTATTGGTCATGATATCGAAGCCATTACTAGCGCAGTGGTGCTAGCCAGTTTAGGCCAAAATGTGCACCTGTATGCCGATATAACGCTACTCGAACAACAACTACAGCAGTATGGATTTGAGCATCATTTGCAGGCGCTGTGGCAGTTGTATGTAGAGCAGCAGAAGATTATCAGTCGGCCTCTACTAGACAGCGCGGATAAACTGATTGACACTTATGATCCCCTACAAACCTCTGAAAGCTTACAGCTCGCTGGAAGTCCGCAAGTCGCGCTGTATTGGCTGTTTCTAGACAGTATCAAGTCGATATGGGTAGAGAATGAGTGGATAACGGCATTCAACCATAGCTATCAGCAGACGTGCCCTATCATTATAAGCGGCATTGAACAACTGGGTCATATCTCAGCTTTGGCGCAGCGATTACAGCGCGCGTGGGTCTATTATGTGCCGTTTGTGTTTTTACAAGACGGGGAAGCTTATAGCTCAATGCTGAAACCATCGTTATGGTTGCTCGGTGAAAAAACCGCGGATAGCAGCCAGCACTTGAGTGCTTTGCAACCATTAATCCAGCATGCCCGCGCCTATCACCATGCTGATATTGCCACGATAGAATTCGCCCGCAGCAGTATTATGGCGATGCTGGCGACCCGAGTTAGCTTTATAAATGAGATGTCACGCCTTGCCGACAGTCATCAGGTAGATATTCAAAAAATCAGCCAAATCATGGGCTTAGATCAGCGAGTCGGTAGCAGTTATTTACAGGCAGGGTGGGGCTTCGGGGGCAACACGCTACCTGCTGAACTTGAGAAGCTTGAGCAGTCTGGGCAGGAAAATAGAGTAGATATGCCGCTGTTACAAGCTGTCATGCACATTAATAAAGATCAAAAAGAGCTGATATTTCGTAAGTTTTGGCAGTATTTTGATGGCTTTATTGACAATAAGACGGTAATGATTTGGGGTGGCAGTTATAAAGCGGGGTCCGGACGTACTGAAGGCTCAGCTATCCATCCGCTATTAGAGCTATTATGGTCTTATAATATACGCACGCTGGTTTATAGCAATAAGGCAAAAGCAGAGCTGGCTCATCGCTATGATGAGCAGCCATTGTTACAGCTGATCGATAGTCCTTATCAGCAATTAGGCGACGCACAGGCAATCTTTATTATGAGTTGGTCGCCTCAGAACAAGCTCGATATCACCCAAATTAATAACTATGCTATGCCAATATTTGATGCGCAAGCAGCACTAAGTCGTGATCAACTTGATTTATTAATTGGTGATTATGTGGGTATTGGCCGTACCAAATAA
- a CDS encoding phosphomannomutase CpsG (capsular polysaccharide biosynthesis protein; catalyzes the formation of D-mannose 6-phosphate from alpha-D-mannose 1-phosphate), with protein sequence MSTTDNAATSSYTPAHNDFTAISINSFKAYDIRGELGVSLDEDIAYRIGRAFAQILSQCYNSADAKGDIKNLKTAVVIGSDIRDSSEKLKQAAIAGIMAAGVDVIDLGMTGTEEVYFATSHYQALGGIEVTASHNPINYNGLKLVKEHSKPISADDGLAEIQQLAESGQFTVNENKGENSKQGKLQLLTDKSAYVDHVMSFVDTDKLKPLKLVINSGNGSAGPVVDLLVDKLAQAGAPIEVIKLHHNPDGSFPNGIPNPMILANRTATQQAVTEHKADLGIAFDGDFDRCFLFDENGDFIDGSYVVGMLAQAFLNKYPGESIVYDPRVIYNTEAVVDAHNGKAVISKSGHSFIKQVMRESGAVYGGEMSAHHYFRDFFYCDSGMIPWLLTLELLSITGKTLSELVTGYISDYPSSGELNFHLTDHDAPSIIKNIEEKFSDQNFTKSTLDGLSLDFGDWRFNLRASNTEPLIRLNIESRGDELLLAMKVQEVQQWLAQQGAVPA encoded by the coding sequence ATGTCTACCACCGATAACGCAGCTACTTCTAGTTATACTCCTGCTCACAACGATTTTACAGCCATTAGCATTAACTCTTTTAAAGCTTATGATATTCGCGGCGAGCTTGGGGTTAGCCTTGATGAAGATATCGCTTATCGTATCGGTCGCGCCTTTGCGCAGATTTTATCTCAGTGTTATAACTCCGCTGACGCTAAGGGCGACATAAAAAATCTAAAAACAGCTGTTGTCATTGGTAGTGACATTCGCGACTCTAGTGAAAAGCTCAAGCAAGCCGCCATTGCCGGTATTATGGCTGCTGGTGTCGATGTGATTGATTTGGGAATGACCGGTACCGAAGAGGTATATTTTGCCACCAGTCATTATCAAGCGCTAGGCGGGATTGAAGTGACGGCCAGTCATAATCCTATCAATTATAACGGTCTAAAACTAGTCAAAGAGCATTCAAAACCTATCAGCGCGGATGATGGTTTGGCAGAAATTCAACAGTTGGCAGAATCTGGTCAATTTACGGTAAACGAGAATAAAGGCGAAAACAGCAAACAAGGTAAATTACAGCTATTAACGGATAAAAGCGCTTATGTTGACCATGTGATGAGCTTTGTTGATACCGATAAATTAAAACCGTTAAAACTAGTTATTAATTCAGGCAATGGTAGTGCTGGGCCAGTGGTTGATTTATTGGTCGATAAACTGGCCCAAGCAGGCGCGCCAATTGAGGTGATTAAGCTGCATCATAATCCTGACGGTAGCTTCCCGAATGGTATTCCTAATCCGATGATTTTGGCCAATAGAACGGCTACTCAGCAAGCGGTGACGGAACATAAAGCCGACCTAGGTATTGCGTTTGACGGCGACTTTGATCGTTGTTTTTTATTCGATGAAAATGGTGATTTTATTGATGGCAGCTATGTGGTCGGCATGCTCGCCCAAGCGTTTTTAAATAAGTATCCAGGCGAATCCATCGTCTATGACCCCCGGGTGATATATAACACTGAAGCCGTGGTCGATGCTCATAATGGCAAGGCAGTAATCAGTAAATCAGGGCATTCGTTTATTAAACAGGTTATGCGCGAGTCGGGCGCTGTATATGGCGGTGAGATGTCAGCCCATCATTATTTTCGCGACTTTTTCTATTGTGATAGCGGCATGATTCCGTGGCTATTGACCCTTGAGCTGTTATCAATTACCGGTAAAACACTCTCTGAATTGGTCACCGGTTATATCAGCGATTATCCAAGTTCAGGTGAGCTTAACTTTCATCTAACTGACCACGATGCGCCGTCGATTATTAAAAATATTGAAGAAAAATTCAGCGACCAGAATTTTACTAAATCAACACTGGATGGACTGAGTCTCGATTTTGGTGACTGGCGTTTTAATTTACGTGCCTCTAATACCGAGCCACTAATCCGGCTTAATATTGAAAGTCGTGGTGATGAGCTCTTACTGGCAATGAAGGTACAGGAAGTACAGCAGTGGCTTGCTCAACAAGGCGCCGTACCTGCATAG